Part of the bacterium genome, TGTTGAGCGCTGCTGCTCATTCTCAGGAACGGGATCAGTTTAGGCGTCCTGTTCCGGTACTGGATGTACTTGTTGCCGAATTCGCGGATCAGGTCTCTCTCTTCATAGGTGATGGCGATCATGATAAAGGCAGTCAGGCCGGCGGCCATGCTCAGGTGCGTGACGGTCATGGAGGGCGTGAACCACATTCCCAGCATCATGCCGAAATACAGTGGGTGGCGCATGTACTTGTAGTAGGACACTATCCTGAACTGTAGCGGCTTGTATGGTTTGTCCATTATGTAAAAGTAAGTCTGCCGCAGGCCGAACAGGTCGAAGTGGTTGATCACAAAACTGCTGCTGTACATGATGGCCCAGCCGATGAAGAACAAGATGTAGTGGATGTAGTAGGCAGTGCTGCCAGTTGCTACCTGCCAGATTGTTCCGCCCAGCGGC contains:
- a CDS encoding isoprenylcysteine carboxylmethyltransferase family protein — protein: PGIGIDGEPNMGLIPALLKNLSLVALFALQHIIMARQPFKKWLAKTVHPQLERSVFVLASGLTFSLVLWQWEPLGGTIWQVATGSTAYYIHYILFFIGWAIMYSSSFVINHFDLFGLRQTYFYIMDKPYKPLQFRIVSYYKYMRHPLYFGMMLGMWFTPSMTVTHLSMAAGLTAFIMIAITYEERDLIREFGNKYIQYRNRTPKLIPFLRMSSSAQ